Part of the Thalassophryne amazonica unplaced genomic scaffold, fThaAma1.1, whole genome shotgun sequence genome is shown below.
TATCACATCTCTCTCTGTCCGTCTGGAGCTAGATCTCAACAACCAATCAGgtgttttcattcatatttggtgTGATCTTACTTCCTATTCctgctgtgatgtcatcataATCTAAACAGTTTGACAGTTATGAACataaaatgttcaaatttcaGACTTTCAATATAAATGTGGGCATTTACTGCCCCCTACTGACTGTATGAAGACTGTGaaggatctgtgtgtgtgtgtgtgtgtgtgtgtgtgtgtgtgtgtctctgtctgtctactGCCACCTTGTGTCTGTTTGGTGACATTGCACCTGAAACATGAATTGCTGCAGACGTGATGTTGGGGACtgaaatcagatggttttatgtgttttttttcaaacatttatGTGTTTGTAGCTCTGCTGTTTAGAAAAATCAGTCACGATGAGGGAGAGCGggttcataagtaattggacagttttGATTCTTTGGTGCTCAAGTCCAAATTGAAAGAAAGTTCCGAATAAAGAGATAAAACTTAATAGTGATCTCTAATCTGGTGTGTTCTTTGAAGCCACATCTCAGCACCAGAACATGAGGTCCAGTGGGACGGACATGCCCTGTCTGAGTTTCCTTGTTTGTGAAGTTCATAATCTTAATTCCTCTGTTAGCTCTGGAACTTTTAATGTTTCTGTATTATTTTTTCCCTTTTAGAGGATTTTTCAGGCagttgaattttatttatttatttatttatttttaagtgtctttgatgttttgttttttttccttattttggAGGGGGGGTGATGGACTCTCAGCACTCCTGCATGTGCACCAGCTGAGCAGATGTCCAGATACTTTTGATTTTCTGAAtgtgtttggatgttgaaaaactCACAGCTGAGAGTCTTTACGTGATTTATTTGAGTTAAAAGGACGTTGgtctctgtccaaatacttatggacctgagctGTTCTGACTCCTGGGAGGCTGAGACGCCACCGTCACGCTCACACCGACCGGTTTTAACAACTTGAACCAGAATCAAGCACCATCAAAAAACAATCTGGGATTTTGAATCAGTaatggtttttttttctgttcttgaatttttttctttgtttttgtctcaTTTGGACTTTAAGGAGAGAGAAGACAAACCAGAAACATGTTCACACTAATTAGACTTCTTagaaaatcacttttttttttctttctgggaAATAAATCTGATTTACAACATCATTAAACCAGAAATCAGCAGGAAACATCAAAATCACTGAAGACATTTTCTTCTTCTCGTGGTTCTTTCTCCATATTAAACCTGTGTTTTCATTCTCATCTGTTTTGGTGACATATTCATCTGTCTCTCCCTTTTTCTCTTTCGCtccctttttctctctgtctctcttccttTTTGTCTCTCTCCCCCCCTTTTTGTGTGTCTCTCCCCTtttctgtctctccctctgtcttTCCCTTTTtgtatctctctgtctctcccttttTGTATCTCTCCCTTTTTGTCTCTCCCcttttctgtctctctccctctccctttttgtctctgtctctccccttttgtctgtctctctctccctctccctttttgtctctctgtctccccttttgtctgtctctgtctctcccttTTTGTATCTCTCtccctttttctctctctctctccccttttgtctgtctgtctgtctccttttttgtctctctctcgctcagcTATCTCGTCCAAACCACCTCAAACTGCTCTCCTGCGCTCTGTTCACTGTTTCAGGCTCATaaacctgacctttgacctttgccctCATTCTCGCTCCTCCAGTTGTGGGTTTTCTGCAGCTGGTGTCGTGTATTTAAACTTATGCACTCTTTTCAGCAAGCCAACGTCTAAGTTGTTGATTTAACATCTAAAACCTTCTTGTACCAGATGGGTTGGGCTCCAGTCCCAAATGGTCTTTTATGACGTCAAGACGGTGAAATGAGCACACGGACGCTGTGATCGTTCTGAAGACGTCTTTATTTATGACGTTACAAAGAAAGTCGATTACCGACATGATTTTGTGCGTCGCCGCGTCTCATTCTGCGTCCCGCCGCCCGAAGTCCACCCAGCCGGTGTAGTCCCGGTCCGACATGCACTCGGAGTTCAGCACGTCTGCAGACACCAGCCCCACGTTACAAACACACACGTTTCAAGAAGCGCGGCGTGAAGCCCAACAGGCGACTTACCTGCGAGCGTCTGCATGAACTGTTTGGTCATCATCTCGCGCGCGTCCTCTGACAGGTGAACGCGCCTGGCTGCTCGCGCAGGAACCTTCTGACCCGCCGGGTCCAGTCTGTCGGCCGGATCCGACCCGCTGCTCGCTGTCTCCCTCCGGACCACGAGCTGCTGCAGGAAGTCTCCGTCTGCTGAGCCGGTACCGGGCGGAGCAGCCGAACCACAGAGCAGCAGCGCGGCCACGAGCGCGCACAGCATCATTCCTTCAGGCGACATGTCTGCAGGAACCGGACAAGGGTTCAAGGTTTACTGACGTCCACGGGAGCCGTGCAGACAGGAAGTGACCAGCAGCAAAGTCCAGCAGGTGTGAAGCTGCAGCCGGATGTTTTATAGAGCAGCCGGGCATCGATCAGGGGACGGATGTGCGCGCAGGAACCGATCGAACGTCCGGTCCACGGACCGAACACCGGATCCTCAGTCAGCTGGAAACGTCTGTTAGTCCGGAGCCCTAAAACTAATCCATGAGTTTACATTAGAAATCCGATTGTGCCTAAAAGCAAAGGCTCAGGTGTTACTGTGAACACAAGGTCGgactcataagtatttggacaaatgTTCGCTCTCTCAGCACATTAGAACTGAAATAGAGAATCCCAGGACACGGAATATCTCTTTATTTCAGTGAAAGCACTTATTAAGAAAAACAAACGGCATCTTAAATGTGACTCAAACTTGAAAACAGATgaatgaaggaagccaccaagttaCAAGCTTCAgtgtctgtgactggagaagcATCTGTCTGTTACTTCTCGAGTCACAGACACAGCCTCAGAGACACTCCAAACAAAACCAGCTGGGCTTTGATAAAAGATGGGCAGGAACCCTCAGAGACCATAGGTCGAAGCCCGCGCGGCTCATCCAGAGGTCAGAATCCACCGGTCAGAGGCGCAAAACCGGAACAGGCTGAGGTTTGCATTGGAAACATTGCTTtgtttttgactgtgtgtgtgtgtttagtatttattttttttatttttttttggggggggggggggggggggggggtcacttaaAATTTAGATCTTTACTCATAAATGAAAGAAAGGTTTTCCCTAAAACCAGCCATAAAGATCCACCATGATGGAAAATGACATGTTTGGACACATCTGATAAAGGGGCGGAGCCTCTGTGAGTGACAGCTCCTTCACTGAGGTGATGTCGAAATGAAGCTGCACAGATTCTGTAAAATCTGTAAGTAAACACGCTAATGTTTCATGTTTGCACTAAAAGGCTACTTCATGTGGAAAGTCCGCACCGCATTATGACGTCAGAAAGCACAAATCAGTACAACTGTTAAAGAGCACAAAGTGACTTTTATCCGAGTCAATAAAAACAAACGATCTTTACC
Proteins encoded:
- the LOC117506311 gene encoding cholecystokinin, encoding MSPEGMMLCALVAALLLCGSAAPPGTGSADGDFLQQLVVRRETASSGSDPADRLDPAGQKVPARAARRVHLSEDAREMMTKQFMQTLADVLNSECMSDRDYTGWVDFGRRDAE